GTCGAGACCGACGTCGGCGACGGCGCGGTGTTGCTCCGGGTCCTCGAACGAGCGGGGTTCGACGTCTGGTTCCGCTACCAGAAGTACCGCGAGGAGTTCGACCGGGACGGCACGATCGTCGCCATCGACGAGACGCCGTGCGGAGTCTTCGTCGAGCTCGAGGGCAGCGAGGCGGGCGTGGCGCGCCTCGCGCAGGCGCTCGGCCGCGGTCCCGCCGACTACATCACGGCGTCCTATCGTCGCGTGTGGGAGTCGGACTGCGCCGCCCGCGGACGCCCGGTCGGCGACATGGTCTTCGAGTAGTGCCCGACGCGATGGCCGGCCCGCTGCCTCCCGCCCTCGTACTCGCGGCCGGGCTCGGAACGCGTCTCCGCCCCCTGACCGACCTTCGCGCGAAGCCGGCGGTGCCGGTCGCCGGCCGGCCGCTCGTGACCCGCATCCTGGAATGGCTGGCGGCCCAGGGCGTCGCGGAAGTCGTCCTCAACCTGCACCACCGGCCGGAGACGATCACACGGTTGGTGGGCCACGGGGAGGCTGCCGGCGTGCGCGTGCGCTACTCCTGGGAGCCGGTCATCCTCGGTTCCGCCGGCGGTCCGCGGCAGGCGCTGCCGCTGCTCGGCTCGCGCTTCTTCGTCGTCAACGGCGATACCCTGACGACCCTCTCGCTTCGCGCGCTCGCCGAGACCCACGCGTCCGCCGGCGCCGCGGTCACCCTCGCCGTCGCCCCGCATCCGGCCCCGGACCGCTACGGCGGCGTGCTCGTCGCGAGCGACGGCCGCGTGCGCGGCTTCGTGAGGGCCGGCCTCGGCGCGGCCGCTCACTTCGTCGGTGTGCAGCTCGTCGAGGCGGCCGTCTTCGCGGATCTGCCCGCCGGCCGGCCCGCCGCCACCATCGGCGGCATCTACGACCGGCTGCTGGCCGTCCCGGACGACGAGCGGCCCGGAAGCATCCGGGCCCACAGGTGCGGGGACGACTTCCTGGACGTCGGGACGCCGGCGGACTACCTGGCCGCGTCGCTCGCCGTCGCCCGGCGCGAGGGATGCGAGGCGCTGCCGGTCGGCGCCGGGTCGACGATTCACCCGTCGGCCTCGCTCGAACGCACGGCGGTCTGGGACCACGTCCGCATCGGCGCCGACTGCCGGCTCGACCGTTGCATCGTCGCCGACGGCGTCAGTCTGCCGCCCGGGACGGTGCTGCGTCGTCGGATCTGCGTGCCCGCCGACGCGGCGGCAAGCCCGGAAGGCGCAAGCACGGCAGGCAACGCGAGCGTCTACCCTCTCGACGACCCTCCCGGCGCGGACCGATGACGGACCCGCCCCGACCTGCCGACACACCGGAATCGCGCGCCAGAGCGTGGCTGCGCAGTGCCGGTCTGCCGCCGTCGACCCGTCTCGCGCCCCTAGCGGGAGACGCATCCGACCGCCGTTTCGTGCGTGTCGTTCCGCCTGGCGCGCCGTCGCGCGTCCTCGTCGTGCACGACGGTCCGATCGACCCCGAGACGCTGCCACTCATCCGGGTGGCCGAACTGTTCCGCCGCCTTCCCGTGCGGGTGCCCGTCATCCACGGAGCGGACGCGGCGCTGGGAATCGTCGTCGTCGAGGATCTCGGCGACACGATGCTGGAGGACGCCGTCGCCACGCTGCCGGACGACGAGCGGCGCGCGCGCTACCGGGAAGCGGTAGAGATCGTCGCGGCGATTCAGAGCGGCGGACGCCGGCTTGCCGGGTCCGACGCCGGTCCCTTCGACTTGGCTTTCGATGTCGCCAAGCTGATGCAGGAGCTCGACTTCTTCGTCGAGCACTTCGTCGTCGGCTTCCGGCGCCACAGCCTCACGACGCCGGCGCGGCGCGCCCTGGGCGAAGAGTTCCGCGCTCTGGCCTCGGACATGGCGGCCGAGCCGCGGGTGCTCTGCCACCGGGACTTCCACAGCCGCAACCTGATGGTGCACGAGGGCCGGCTGCACGTCATCGACTTCCAGGACGCGCGCATGGGCCCGGACACCTACGATCTGGTGTCACTGCTCCGGGACGCCTACGTGGCGCTGGACGCGGACGAGGTCGACCGGTTGATCACCCACTACGAGACCATCGCCGGCGTACAGGATGGCGCGCGGCTGCGACGACGCTTCGCCCGCACGACGGTGCAGCGAGCCCTCAAGGCGCTGGGGACGTTCGGATTTCAGATCGCCGCCCGCGGGAACCCGCGCTACCGCGACGCGGTGCCCCGCACGTTGGGATACGCGCGGGCGGCGATC
Above is a window of Acidobacteriota bacterium DNA encoding:
- a CDS encoding class IV adenylate cyclase yields the protein MSDRIEREIKLSFASAAAAREAVAALGAIRLRPRRLQDDRLLDTSTGRLRAEWCTLRVRMEAPDAGGESVATLTFKGPPRPDVMKVREEVETDVGDGAVLLRVLERAGFDVWFRYQKYREEFDRDGTIVAIDETPCGVFVELEGSEAGVARLAQALGRGPADYITASYRRVWESDCAARGRPVGDMVFE
- a CDS encoding NDP-sugar synthase; its protein translation is MAGPLPPALVLAAGLGTRLRPLTDLRAKPAVPVAGRPLVTRILEWLAAQGVAEVVLNLHHRPETITRLVGHGEAAGVRVRYSWEPVILGSAGGPRQALPLLGSRFFVVNGDTLTTLSLRALAETHASAGAAVTLAVAPHPAPDRYGGVLVASDGRVRGFVRAGLGAAAHFVGVQLVEAAVFADLPAGRPAATIGGIYDRLLAVPDDERPGSIRAHRCGDDFLDVGTPADYLAASLAVARREGCEALPVGAGSTIHPSASLERTAVWDHVRIGADCRLDRCIVADGVSLPPGTVLRRRICVPADAAASPEGASTAGNASVYPLDDPPGADR
- a CDS encoding phosphotransferase, with protein sequence MRGAAGRRRVDDSPVGLARTHGGLGPRPHRRRLPARPLHRRRRRQSAARDGAASSDLRARRRGGKPGRRKHGRQRERLPSRRPSRRGPMTDPPRPADTPESRARAWLRSAGLPPSTRLAPLAGDASDRRFVRVVPPGAPSRVLVVHDGPIDPETLPLIRVAELFRRLPVRVPVIHGADAALGIVVVEDLGDTMLEDAVATLPDDERRARYREAVEIVAAIQSGGRRLAGSDAGPFDLAFDVAKLMQELDFFVEHFVVGFRRHSLTTPARRALGEEFRALASDMAAEPRVLCHRDFHSRNLMVHEGRLHVIDFQDARMGPDTYDLVSLLRDAYVALDADEVDRLITHYETIAGVQDGARLRRRFARTTVQRALKALGTFGFQIAARGNPRYRDAVPRTLGYARAAIRQDPDRRRLGYLLGAVLGDAAS